A stretch of Hydrogenothermus marinus DNA encodes these proteins:
- a CDS encoding ADP-ribosylglycohydrolase family protein, translating into MKNRFVGALLGAAIGDSMGMCVEELPIDEVILHYGNKISDLEKPHPSSPASFLREGETSSEFEIVKMIATSLVEKGRLDIRDIIERYIKWEEKEEIHNYADPHFLVAIEALKEGKDISKGGFSIEGALPAIPIGMYHYTNPALAVEGTKAVVMLTHRHEIVLDVASAMAVSIGEILEGKFYLEDEYHYFLELLKTFVSQRDTIKYLEKVENLLKEDASYEEAINELGNGSFALEAFSQALFIFLKTPSQTETVIINAANSYGNYGGDTDSIALIAGAFAGAYNGEESIPEKWKKSLKEYKKIVELGKKLYHVAPHN; encoded by the coding sequence TTGAAAAACAGATTTGTAGGAGCTTTACTTGGAGCGGCAATTGGAGATTCTATGGGAATGTGTGTAGAAGAACTTCCTATAGATGAAGTAATACTTCATTATGGTAATAAAATTTCTGATCTTGAAAAACCTCATCCATCTTCTCCTGCTTCATTTTTAAGAGAAGGAGAAACTTCAAGTGAGTTTGAGATTGTAAAAATGATAGCTACTTCATTAGTTGAAAAAGGCAGGCTTGATATAAGAGATATTATAGAAAGATATATAAAATGGGAAGAAAAGGAAGAGATTCATAATTATGCAGATCCACATTTTTTAGTAGCTATTGAAGCCTTAAAAGAAGGAAAAGATATATCAAAAGGTGGTTTTTCAATAGAAGGAGCTTTACCTGCAATCCCTATAGGTATGTATCATTATACAAATCCTGCTCTTGCAGTAGAAGGTACAAAAGCAGTTGTTATGCTTACCCATAGACATGAAATAGTTTTAGATGTTGCCTCTGCCATGGCAGTTTCTATAGGAGAAATTTTAGAAGGAAAGTTCTATCTTGAAGATGAATATCATTATTTTTTAGAGCTTTTAAAGACTTTTGTTTCTCAAAGAGATACTATTAAATATTTAGAAAAAGTAGAAAATCTCTTAAAAGAAGATGCATCTTATGAAGAAGCTATTAATGAACTTGGGAATGGTTCTTTTGCCCTGGAAGCTTTTTCTCAAGCTTTATTTATATTTTTAAAAACTCCTTCTCAAACAGAAACAGTAATAATTAATGCAGCAAACTCTTATGGTAATTATGGAGGAGACACAGATTCAATAGCTTTAATAGCAGGTGCTTTTGCAGGAGCTTATAATGGTGAAGAAAGTATACCTGAAAAATGGAAAAAATCTTTAAAAGAATATAAAAAGATTGTAGAACTTGGGAAAAAACTATATCACGTAGCACCTCATAATTAA